In Gracilinanus agilis isolate LMUSP501 chromosome 1, AgileGrace, whole genome shotgun sequence, the sequence gaatttggagaatcatgttatttaatttccaattagtttttgatttgcctgtccatgcacccttattaattattatttttattgtatttatgatCTGAataggttacatttattatttctgcccttttgcatttgtttgccatgtttctatgccctagtacatggtcaatctttgtgaatgtactatgtgcagctgaaaaggtgtattcctttttgtccctatttatttttctccatatatctattaactctcatttttctaggatttcattcacatctcttatctctttcttatttattttttggcttgatttatctagatctgatagaggaagctTTAGATCTCCCAcgagtatagttttactatttcttctttgagctctgccagtttctcctttagaaatttggatgctataccatttggtgcatacatgttgagtactgttatttcttcattgtttatactgtcttttgttgggatgtaattaacttccctatctcttttaaacagatctatttttactttggctttgtcagaaattattattgcaactcctgccttctttttctcagtcgaagtccaatagattttgttccttttatttttactctatgtatgtctacctgtctcatgttttgtttcttgtagacaacatatggtaggattttggtttctaatccactctgctttttgcttctcttttatgggaGATtttatccaattcacattcagagttataattatcaactgtgtattcccagacattttgattccctctccttgtcctgccccttcttctttaaatcagtcccctttatcccctcccttagtttacttccctttctacccctccctttttgatcccctcttattatttttaaggtctaatgaattccctcccccctttcctcccctccattttttgacctccccactcccctgctccccttggtttatcccttctgacagtctcagtagagttagatagaattctatatcccaatggatgtagctactcttccctctcagggttaattctgctgagagtaaagtttaagtatttcctattaaagcactcttcctctcctccttataatagtattattcccttcttttcccatgccttctttgtgtggtatagattatcctatttttcttattccttcaaatttctcttggtgccatcttttaTTATCCCCCTCTTTTTATCCCTCatatcttcttagaccatttagaactccaatctctccctatgaataattcttctaattattataatagtgaatactataatagtgaatacaattcactacagagaattatacataatatttctccatgttgcaatacaaataatttcagcttattgaagcccttaaagaagcaaatttaaaaataagaattttctttctttcccctctgtttcttatttaccttttcatgtttctcttggtttttgtggttggatttcaaattttccatttttttctggtctcttctttacaaatacttggaaatcttctatcttgttgaatgaccatactttccactgaaagtatatagtcagttttaattgGTAGgaaatccttggttgtagacccaattctcttgcctttctgaatatcatatcccaagccttgaggtcttttagtgtggaggcttccaggtcctgtgtaatcctgattggtgttctttgatatctgaattatctctttctggcttcttgtaatattttttccttaacttggcaACTCTTGACTTTTTGGCAATTATAATCCTGGTAGTTGAcatttgagggtttagtgtagagggtgatctatggatgtctattttgctctcctgttgaagaacatcagggccaTTTTCCTGCATAATTTCTTGTAGtctggtgtccaaatttctattaatttctgatttttcaggaagaccaatgattctcaaattgtttcttctagaactgttttcttgatctatcattctctcagtgagatatttaatgtttgtttctattttgtcattcttttgactttgttttatttgttattgctcttttgagagatcattggcttctacttgcccaattctggtctttagagactggttttctgctataatcttttgatttccctttttgatatggtctatcttgttttcctgCTCTTTAaattgggtctccaatttgcttttcatttcatttgactttgtggcatctttctccaattgggagtttctataTTTTaagctgttaatttccttttgagctatttcccacttttcttgccaaatctcttccatctttctcatgatcacagatttgaactcttcaagagcttctggccaatttcatttttttgggatggtttggatgtgtttacttgtttttcttcctctgctgtctggattttttctgtgtaaaagttatcgaatattaatgctttcctcttattctttctcttggttagttcttgggcattgcttgccattattatgcttgattttccttctcagtcataAGTGTGGGTGAGGGGTGCGGACTCTGTGTATAGACctttggagcagtttttgcctgaagcTACTTTATGAGCCACAGAGCAGTGCACCCCCCTCAGCTATATTCTAGTGCCCAAGGTCTGAACTCTTTAGACTCCTAGGGTCTCAACTTTAGCGGTTCTAATGCTCAAGTCTCTTGGTGGTCCCAGTCAACTGCCAAGACCCCAGATATTGtcccacacttgctcctctgcccaaggctcctttatgAATCTCAGTGTGTCCTGCTTCCACCGTATTTCACCCCATTGCTCTAGGTCTGGGCCCAAGGTCTATGCTCAAAGTCcatattctttagcctcttggggtcttatgtcTTGCTGCCCTCAAGAGCAAGCccttggtggtcccagttagctgccaataacttagtgaatgccccaagttggctttaactcttgtgagctggcacTGGCACTATAGGTGGGGTGGTAGTgggttgatcagctcatgttttattaggagctatttcacccctttatagtatggaaatgcccaaatcccacattcCTTCAATGCTgggccctattgtggggtcccttcattcatctggatttggtttttgtgtccttttcagGCATGTATGGTTTAGTTAGGAGAGTTAAAGGCCCTGCTTTTATTCTGCAgacatcttaacccagaagtctcttttttgttttttaaaataatttttcttgagattatttacctcattttcccagatgaatttgttattattttctctaattctattttttaatttctacaGTCCTGGGAAAGTATATTAATAATAGCAGTATTACCATTATATTAGTATGTTCAACATATAATCAATTAATGTTTCTACAATTATTTAAACCTCTCTGTATAAAGAATGTTTTGAgctcagggacagctaggtggttcaatggattagAGAGCAGAAGGTTGTAGGTTTAATTCTAGTCCTGgattcttcctagctgggtgaccttggagaaatcacttaactcctattacctagcccttactattctctacctattcattctaagacagaagttaagggttttttgtttatttgtttgttttttaagaatgtttttagttgtattcatataattaccgtgtatatgtaatatacacaGGCCAATAGAAATGaaagtagtttatattttgtGTAGTTGTtatatattcatttctattttttactgCTACATTTATTTGGTAATATATGGAAATGTCAATTCTTAGGTAATTTTGCTTTATATTCTGAATCTTTGTGGAAGATATTGATTCACTTCATTTTAATTGACTTTCCAAAGTGTTCAAACTTTattatcatgtcatctgcaaaagtcatcattttatttctactttgtcTATACttattccttcataattttttcttatcattttggTACAGGTAACAGCACTCCAAatactatatcaaataataatcaAACAATGATATTAATAGGCCTGCATGCTTTACTCCAATCTTACTGAAAAGTCCTCAAGTTTATGCCCATTATATATATTGATGACTCTTCATTTTagataaatactttttataatatGAAGACAAGATTATtgtattccctcattttctacctattattttaatagaaatgactATTGTATCACGTCAatagtttttttctctattattgtAACATGAACACTGATTTTCTTGTTATGGATATGGTTTATTCTGTTGATATCTTCCTAAAATTGATCCAACCATGCATGCAATCcaattataaaatttttgtatcaatgAACTTTAGGGGTTTTTTCCCTATAGGTTACTTTCTTTGTTGAAACTTTCTGTAGTTTATAGATTGCTTATATTTCCATTAAAGAATTTGTTGATATTCCTAGGCTTTgattaatcaaattatttaatattagaattatttttttgacTAATCAAATTTGCTTATGAATTAATCTAACCCAaagtattgttattttatttatttttttattattagataatttgtatcttctatctcttcttaAGTTAGTCTGGAcatgttatatttttgtaaatattcatccatttcatttacattgtcCACTCTATTGGCATGTGAGAGAGTAAAATGAATTCtaataatttccttatttttcaataACTATTTTAGTTAtaccttttcatgtttgatattaatgatttttaaaaaataaaatagctaaccgtttctctattttattgtttttaatagcttctaattatatttgtttacacaaataatttttttctttcagttttgtcTATTTTGCTATTTAGAAttaacattttgatttttaaattcattagTTTTGTAACATTTttgcttgattttatttttttatactaaATTATTTGACCTTTCTCTCTTGTTGTTGAAAATTCTGAATGgtccaaattttattttaaggagCATTTAGGCTACATCTCAAAAACATTGTCTTTAACTTTCATGaacttctctattatttttatttaactcaAAACTTTTGGATTCATTTCCTTATTATCTAAATAATTTTAACCATTTATATAGCAGTCTAATTTCAATGTAGTGTGCAAAAGatgttttaaaagttttactTTGTGACTTCTCCCCAGGACCTCTACCCTTAGGAGTCTAAGATGCCTCGCGGAAGCAGAAGCCGGACCTCCCGGGTTGAGTCCCCGGCCAGTCGGGCACCCCCAATGAGAGCTGCACCAGCGCCAGCAGCTCACCCTCCAGCAGCAGTCCCACCATCCGCAGTTGCCCCTCCTACTGCTGCCCCCAGGCAGCCAGGTTTAATGGCCCAAATGGCTAGCACTGCAGCAGGAGTAGCAGTGGGCTCAGCTGTTGGGCACACTATTGGTCATGCCATTACTGGAGGCTTCAGTGGTGGGAGTAATGCCGAGCCTGCAAGGCCTGACATCACCTACCAGGAGCCTCAAGGAGCCCAGCCTGGgtaccagcagcagcagcaacagcagtttAGCCCCTGCCACTATGAGATGAAACAGTTCTTAGAGTGTGCCCAGAATCAGGGTGACCTGAAGCTGTGCGAGGTCTTTAGTGAGGTGCTAAAGCAGTGCAGATTTGCAAATGGGTTAGCCTAATTGAGaccctcaaaagaagaaatagaaaaaatcaacTCTGAAGACCAATTTAATTTAGCATAATCCATAAGTTAACTGGTAGTGAAATGATAAAGCTGAGATCACCAGTACTTTGTTTCTTTGTCTGTTTGTCACCATATCCTTTCATTTCAGGGAGGGGGGTATTCCCCACTGTGGAGATACATGAGATGAGATATAAAATGTTGGGATGAGGCAAATGCTTGTGTGGTCTCATGAAAATTAATGTTTATGATGTGAACTCTTAGTAAAAAGAGCATCTTAAGTTATGGCTATTGCTTCAAATAAAGTTATTTcctcctggggaaaaaaaaagttttactttgATCCATGCTCTGATATATGGTCAGGTATTATAAAGTGATGTGCATagctattatatatctataattgtttctattatcaTTAGTAATTTCTGAAGTCTATCATtctgaacattttaaaaactctaatcatatcttTAACTTAATTTCTAAAATTGTCTACCTCAAAAATGGTACAATGAGGCCTCCTACTATCATAGTTATATTATCTATGTCTTCTTTTAACTCATTTAGCTTTTATTTAGATGCTAAGCCATTCAGTGACTATATGTTAAATAGTGATATTATACCTATTACAATATTTAACTTGCTATCTATGCTACTGCCTGGcataatgaatatatattttatatattttaattaaatctatttttgatGCTGCCTTCACCAATATCATGGTTTCTGAACCTACATCTTCTCTTTCAGCTGAGGCTTATTAATTTATTTCCCCaactcttcatatttatttttatattacaaacaTGTTTCTCATAAACAATATattttggaattcaaattcaTAATCAATGTTATTGTCTTCTTCCAATTCATTTGTGAGTCCATCCCCTTGCCACACAAATTATGAACATTAGTTTTATCTTTCTCGTCATCCTACTATGTCttactttttcatctcttttttattGTGTTAAAAATTTGGTATGGACTCACTCAACACAATTGGGTGGTTTTCTCCTGCTTCATTCAACAAAACATGAGTAGGAGAAAAGGCAGCAGATTGTGAAAAGAATCCAAGAAGCCAAGTTAGGAAGATGAGACTTGGTGAGTTTTGAGATTGAATATAATTCTGAATATAATCAGTACAGTGCCAtgattttctccagtttgttCAGCAAAGTGGAAATAGGAATAAAGCAGGAAAATCGTGGGAGTAATCCCTGGT encodes:
- the LOC123231662 gene encoding coiled-coil-helix-coiled-coil-helix domain-containing protein 2-like → MPRGSRSRTSRVESPASRAPPMRAAPAPAAHPPAAVPPSAVAPPTAAPRQPGLMAQMASTAAGVAVGSAVGHTIGHAITGGFSGGSNAEPARPDITYQEPQGAQPGYQQQQQQQFSPCHYEMKQFLECAQNQGDLKLCEVFSEVLKQCRFANGLA